One Bdellovibrionales bacterium CG10_big_fil_rev_8_21_14_0_10_45_34 genomic region harbors:
- the gshA gene encoding glutamate--cysteine ligase — protein MNFNNTATSACAKTIHQHIISHHKKVAEWFESKRSGKCFPIYSSFDLRDSGFKVAPVDANIFPAGFNNICPADFEEACQTMERYLEGRYKGALKRVALLTEEHTSNRFYWDNVHSLASILRASSVEVRVCIPKSFKGVTVLESAAGHKIEVYPSQSTAGKLIIGEDWAPDLVVSNNDFSDPHNEWAADLEVPFNPARELGWYNRKKSEHFKYYNQLAAELCKLVDLDPWYLTVRSELVENFDASSDERLQSLADTVDNMIEAMNEDYRRQRVDSKPTVFIKNNAGTYGLAVIKVESGSEVLEWNSKTRKKMQAAKGASTVTSLLVQEGIPSVIKADLGETAEPVIYMIGCSVVGGFLRTHKDKNETESLNSPGAVFKKLCMSDLIVNEAGLPVENVYGWAARLGSLAIGEEIEALKLQFSGYCTQ, from the coding sequence TTGAACTTCAACAATACCGCGACTTCCGCATGCGCTAAAACCATCCACCAACATATCATTTCACACCACAAGAAAGTGGCTGAGTGGTTTGAATCTAAAAGATCGGGCAAATGCTTCCCGATATATTCCAGCTTCGATTTGCGCGACTCAGGATTCAAAGTTGCTCCCGTCGATGCTAATATTTTTCCGGCCGGCTTTAACAACATCTGCCCCGCTGATTTTGAAGAGGCCTGCCAAACTATGGAGAGATATCTTGAAGGGCGATACAAGGGGGCCCTTAAGCGGGTTGCTCTACTCACCGAAGAACACACGAGCAATCGCTTCTACTGGGACAACGTTCACTCACTGGCTTCTATATTAAGAGCTTCGTCAGTGGAGGTTCGCGTTTGCATCCCCAAGTCATTTAAGGGTGTAACCGTTTTAGAGTCCGCAGCCGGGCACAAGATTGAAGTTTACCCATCTCAATCGACTGCCGGTAAACTTATTATCGGCGAAGACTGGGCTCCAGATCTTGTCGTGAGCAACAACGATTTTTCTGATCCCCATAATGAGTGGGCCGCCGATTTGGAAGTTCCTTTTAATCCGGCACGAGAGCTCGGTTGGTACAATCGCAAGAAAAGCGAGCACTTCAAATATTACAATCAATTAGCTGCCGAGCTTTGTAAACTAGTTGATCTCGATCCTTGGTATTTGACGGTGAGAAGCGAACTTGTTGAGAATTTTGATGCCAGCAGCGATGAACGCCTACAGTCGTTGGCGGATACGGTCGACAACATGATCGAGGCAATGAATGAGGACTATCGGCGGCAACGTGTCGATTCAAAGCCCACAGTATTCATTAAAAATAATGCCGGCACCTATGGACTCGCAGTCATCAAAGTTGAGAGCGGATCTGAGGTGCTCGAGTGGAATAGTAAGACACGAAAGAAAATGCAGGCCGCTAAAGGCGCCTCTACCGTAACTTCTCTTTTAGTCCAAGAAGGCATTCCTTCGGTGATTAAGGCCGACCTTGGTGAAACTGCTGAGCCCGTTATTTATATGATTGGTTGTTCGGTTGTGGGAGGCTTTCTAAGAACTCACAAAGATAAAAATGAAACCGAAAGCCTTAATAGCCCGGGGGCTGTATTCAAGAAACTTTGCATGTCAGATTTGATCGTAAATGAGGCTGGGCTCCCAGTTGAAAACGTTTACGGCTGGGCAGCTCGCCTTGGATCTCTCGCCATTGGCGAAGAAATCGAAGCTCTCAAACTTCAATTTAGCGGCTACTGCACTCAGTAG
- a CDS encoding arsenical pump-driving ATPase, translating into MLQVVSATNYPITVVTGKGGVGKSTIALSLAHQAAARGRRTLLVELGEESYYSRVFELSEVGYSPTQVSPNLWISRWDAMDCLHEFILYYIKSESIYRLFFENKIMRSLIDGAPALKELAILGKLTSGRRKIGPPIEFDDLVLDSYSTGHSLTLLRAPQGIGSTIVDGAMGVQSRSIIETIKDSLFTRFVVVSLAEELPITETIELCDALRNEFDIQADIVINKWLDLDFDYKKIAREIEEQVELLRLKELTLFSQAWQNNYTDSVSRLRPLARSLYKAPWCLNESKNKRIAELLSNLIERVTDD; encoded by the coding sequence ATCTTACAGGTCGTGAGTGCAACCAATTATCCCATCACTGTAGTGACCGGTAAGGGCGGGGTCGGCAAGTCGACCATTGCTCTGAGTCTCGCACACCAGGCTGCTGCCAGGGGGCGAAGAACTCTTCTCGTCGAGCTCGGTGAAGAGAGCTATTATTCCCGGGTCTTTGAACTTTCAGAGGTCGGCTACTCCCCAACCCAAGTGTCTCCGAATCTTTGGATTTCCCGATGGGATGCGATGGACTGCCTCCATGAGTTTATCCTCTATTATATAAAATCAGAAAGTATCTATCGACTCTTTTTTGAGAACAAAATCATGAGGTCTTTGATTGATGGCGCTCCGGCTCTCAAAGAGCTTGCAATATTAGGCAAGCTCACGAGTGGTCGGCGTAAAATTGGCCCGCCCATTGAATTCGATGACTTGGTCCTCGACTCCTATTCAACCGGTCATTCGCTAACGTTGCTGCGAGCTCCTCAAGGCATCGGCAGCACGATCGTCGACGGAGCTATGGGTGTACAGAGTCGCTCGATTATAGAAACGATCAAAGACTCTTTGTTCACACGGTTTGTCGTGGTTTCGTTGGCCGAAGAACTCCCGATCACAGAAACCATAGAGCTGTGCGATGCCCTGAGAAACGAGTTCGACATTCAGGCCGACATCGTTATCAATAAATGGCTAGATCTCGACTTTGACTACAAAAAAATCGCACGTGAAATCGAAGAACAAGTCGAACTCCTGCGACTAAAAGAGCTGACCCTCTTTAGTCAAGCATGGCAAAACAACTATACAGATTCAGTATCGCGCCTACGACCTCTCGCCCGGTCTCTGTATAAAGCGCCTTGGTGTTTGAATGAGAGTAAAAACAAGCGAATCGCTGAACTGTTGTCGAATCTCATCGAAAGAGTGACGGATGATTGA
- the tig gene encoding trigger factor: MKVDLEKLSGLERKLSFEVPSDSVASAFNQAYQVIQKQVSVKGFRKGKAPIQTLKSMYGDHAKQEALEKLLQKSYVSGLREHDLNPVGYPDIEVLHFQEGEPLKFVAKFEVRPELELQQYENLPLKKQKFELDTKKVDEILEGLRQDRAHLHEVQDREVAQKGDLAVVDFEGSVDGAPLEKGASKDHQLELGAGQFIPGFEDGVMGMKIGEEKTLKLFFPSDYHEESLKGKPVDFKVKLNGLKYKHAPELNDEFAKTFGTDSLEDFRKRIEQDYVERETKRIKDAFKEEILTVLASRNPLEVPRVMLQEQKTLLISDTSERLKREGLGQEQISDYVSKWDEDFGKTAQKMVHVGFLINAIADKENLGATEDDFQKRLEEYQKTTGIELESIRSFYSQSERKDRLMFQITEDKVIDFVASKGAVREE; this comes from the coding sequence ATGAAAGTAGATCTAGAGAAGCTCTCTGGTTTAGAGAGAAAATTGAGTTTTGAAGTTCCCAGTGATTCTGTAGCTTCAGCCTTCAATCAGGCATATCAAGTTATTCAGAAACAGGTATCGGTAAAGGGATTTCGTAAAGGAAAGGCGCCTATTCAGACGCTCAAATCTATGTACGGCGACCACGCTAAGCAAGAAGCCCTCGAAAAGCTTTTGCAAAAGAGCTACGTCTCGGGCCTTCGAGAGCATGACCTAAATCCGGTAGGCTACCCTGACATTGAAGTACTTCATTTTCAAGAGGGAGAGCCGCTAAAGTTTGTTGCAAAATTCGAAGTTCGACCAGAATTAGAGCTTCAACAGTACGAGAACCTACCACTTAAAAAACAAAAGTTTGAACTCGATACCAAGAAGGTTGATGAAATTCTCGAAGGCCTTCGACAAGATCGGGCACACTTGCACGAGGTTCAAGATAGAGAAGTTGCGCAAAAAGGTGATTTAGCCGTTGTTGATTTCGAAGGTAGCGTTGACGGAGCTCCACTCGAAAAGGGAGCCTCCAAAGATCATCAGTTAGAGTTAGGGGCAGGCCAATTTATACCGGGCTTTGAAGATGGCGTAATGGGTATGAAAATCGGCGAAGAAAAAACTTTAAAGCTCTTTTTTCCGTCGGATTATCATGAAGAGTCGTTAAAGGGGAAGCCCGTCGACTTTAAGGTTAAACTTAACGGACTCAAATACAAACACGCGCCTGAGCTCAATGATGAGTTCGCAAAAACATTTGGTACGGATTCCTTAGAAGATTTTAGAAAAAGAATCGAGCAGGACTATGTTGAGCGAGAAACAAAGAGAATCAAGGATGCCTTTAAAGAAGAAATTCTCACTGTTTTGGCCTCAAGAAATCCTTTAGAAGTTCCACGAGTTATGCTTCAGGAGCAAAAAACTTTGCTCATATCAGATACTTCGGAGCGCCTAAAGCGAGAAGGATTAGGGCAAGAACAAATCTCTGATTATGTTTCTAAATGGGATGAAGATTTCGGTAAAACAGCGCAAAAGATGGTTCATGTTGGGTTCCTCATTAACGCTATTGCAGATAAAGAGAACCTGGGTGCGACCGAAGACGACTTCCAAAAACGTCTAGAGGAATATCAAAAAACCACCGGCATCGAACTAGAATCCATTAGAAGCTTCTATAGCCAGTCCGAGCGAAAAGACAGGCTGATGTTTCAAATCACCGAAGACAAAGTGATCGATTTCGTCGCTTCCAAAGGCGCCGTAAGAGAAGAATAA